ctttgttttgttttaccccatatgtaactctgtgttgttgtttttatcgcactgctttgctttatcttggccaggtcgcagttgtaaatgagaacttgttctcaactggcttacctggttaaataaaggtgaaataaaaaaataaaataaaaattacaatGAACAAGGTAAATGTGGACTATTTGTTTTCACCCAGTAGACGGCAGTAGAAACAGACATCACTGTTTCCAAGCAACATCTCTGCCAGCTTAGCACACTGCTTGTGGGCATTAGACTCACACATACACCATAGTGTAGGAACACTCACGGAATGACGATGTCCTCTTTCTTCCCACACTTGGCACAAAGCTCCAGCTTCAGGGCACAGGGTTTACAAATGACGTGATACGCATCCTTCACGGTCTTCTGAGAACAtttcacactgaaacacacagaaacaccccCTGAATACCCATGTTCTCCACCCCTTCCCTAGCCAACATTTCTCCCATTCAAATCCAAAAAAAGCTTCCCTTGATaaatctaaaatgtaaaacataatCAACTGTAAAAATGACGGCGAGCTTTGTCGGGCTAGATAAGTGGGATAAATGCATGCACCTGAGTACATCCTACCTCTATTTGGCTCACTATTGGATCATTAATCattaatatgccacttagcaaaCGTTTTTATCTCAAACGacactgagtgcatacattttcagcgtgtgtgtgtactcaccatGTTCGAGGTTGGGTGAGGGATTTGTATTTGTTGTACTTGACTTTCCACTCAATAACTTCCTTGCAGCGTTGGCACAATCCGTTGTGGACCTTTGAGTTTGCTATCTGCAACAACATCAGCACCAGATTTACACAGGGAAAAGTAAAACAGACCTACAATCAGCCCAGCATTATCCATACGTATGGTAGACATAGTTGCCAGACAGAATGAATCCAAATGGTTCGCTAGCTAGCCAACTGTTTTGCTAACGCACTGCCATCATGTCTTGTAATGAAGCAAGGCGCTATGTAACGTTAGCCAGTCAGTCATAGACCGTACCTTCACTTGAACACTTGCTCCATATTTGTCGTTCTTGTAAGCAGTCGTGTTTTGGTGCTTCTGTCCTCGTGAGCGAGATGCGTTGCCTTTTTGAGAACTCATTTTGATATAAACAGAACTAGCGCTTGAGCTCACATACCACAACACATGGCATGACAAAATAACCCGGAAGAATATGCCTCGTCATGAGTGACGTCGAATAAAGAGCTACAATTTAACTTTACAAAATCAGTGGTATCAGCGTTTAATAGCATAAAAATCCAGACGCGAATATATTATTGTTCTAATTGAAATATCGTATTTACACTTTCTCTTTTAGATAACGCATTTCCCTTATCCCATTCCGcaaaaaatgtaaataattaCGTCATTCTATACCGGAAGAGGTAACGCCTTGAGCAATCTGATTGGCCTCTGTTAGAAAATAGTCGTTTCTAATTGGCTTTCTTATAAGCCAATTCAATCATACGGGCGTCACTACGGGGTTCGATGTTTATTTGTTCCGTTTCCCGAAGAGAAGATAGTCTTCGAGCAACAGTGGGCTAGCTACAAGGCTTGAACCTGTGACTGAAGTCAACATTATATAGCATATTTGTTTTACATACGTCTTGTGGAGGCAATTAAGTGAATATCCGGACCACATGGACAAGACTGAGTGTCAAGCAGTTGGAGCTTGGTTTGGGTAGACTGTAGTCGTGTGTAAGCCCCGTCAAGAAGATACATAGCTACCCTGCTAACCAGAGTGGACGAAGGGATATTCGAGTCAACCTGCCTGGTTAACGCTAGCTACTTGTACGCGTTATCTGTCTacggcagctagctagctaagttactcGCCAGAATAATCGAAATACTAACTACAATTCGCAACGTTACCAGGTATGTGTGTGAACCTCTTCgggtagcctagctagctagtatcAAAGCTTTTCTATTGACTCTATTAGCTCGCTAATAACGTAAATTATTGGCTGTTAGGAAATAGTTATCTTTCGTTTAAGGGGAAGGAGTTCTCTACTCAGAAGTGTTTGCTGTACCTTTGCCGAACACTTTACTTTTCAGTCATCATAGGCTGGCAAGGTGGTCCGACGATTTATTTTTGCTAATGTTAATATAATCGCTACGAAGCAATTCTGTCAAGCACCTCGGACTAGAAAGATTAATCAGGCGGTATATACCAATTAattgtgtattacagcctgattaaTCAGACTACTCCTTGACAGGCATTGATAAACCTTCAGTGCCATTGTAAACTAACGTTATAGCTAAATGTATCAGGATGTCTATAGCCAGGCCTTTTGGATAGTCTCTAAAACAAACCCTCGCTGATGTGTAACGTTATGGGGTCCTCAAGAATCTGAATTGCTTTTATAGATGGGTTGGCTGACAACCTCATGAAAAAGATGTGCTAGCTTCCATGGGGCAGAACTCAgcctgttgtgattctggatggccagattgctTGCAAGAATGACAAGAAAAGTGGGTGCGAGGGGatgtgctgtgggattattttaTATACTCTTTGCCCTAGGAGAGaaagtcagctttggcagtgtggagagcctccttGACACGGAAGAGCAGTTTCGGTTGAGTCAacagtcttgaagcctgactggttagggtcaagaagatcgttctgagagagttggtcagagacagcatgcttaagtgttttggaaagaaaataagtgacatcagaggggttgagtgttggttttttgaggagCGACTTGGGCCATTTTGAAGAaagaggggacgcagccagtggtcagagatgagttgatgagggaagtgaggaatgggagaatgtcTCCAGACATGGTctagaggaggggatggggtcgagcgggcaggttgtcggacggccggacctcactagtcgcaggatttcatctggagagagaggggagaaagaggtcaaggcgtaagGTTTGTTCTGTGTGAGtaggaccagtggactcaataggctgagtgaatgaggagggGATGTcgccaaccttcttttcaaagttgACAAAGTTGTCCGCAtagagggagtagggagggggtagaggattaaggagggaggagaatgtggaaaatagtttcctagggttcGAGGCAGAAGCTTGtcatttagagtgatagaaagtggctttagcagcggatacagaggaagagaaggtagagaggagggagtgaaaggatgataggtccacCGTAACTTTAGTTTTCCTCAATTATCGCTCAGCtccccgcagccctgttctgtaagcttgcaatgagtcactcagccacggagcaggaggggaggggacagtgcaagtcataggatgcggaaagggagtaTAATAGGGTCGAGGAGGCAGAataaggagggagaaggatttagcagaagggagagatgatagggaaagggggatacctattcagttgtacaactgtatgcattcaactgaaatgtgtcttccgcatttaacccaacccctctgaatcagagaggtgcggggggctgccttaatcaacatccacgTCTTTggtgcccggggaacagtgggttaactgccttgctcatggACAAAACAACATACTTTTATCTTGTCAGATCTGGGATTCgacccagcaacctttcggttcaTAAAGGATAAAGAGGAAAGGGGAGTGGGAGCGAAGATTGCGATGGCGCATGACCATctgagtggctagggttggagaatgagacagaaaaggaaacaattTAGTGATCTGAGACCTGAAGGGGGGTTGccgtgagattagtaggcgaacagCCTCGAGTAgagatgaggtcaagtgtattgcctgaCTTGAGTGGGAAGGGACtaggaaagggtgaggtcaaaagaggcaaggaggggaaagaaagagatgaAAATAAATTAATCGAAGGGAGAcatcgggaggttgaagtcgcccaGTACGAAGAGCAGTGAGCCGTtgtcaggaaatgagcttattAAGCTCATTAAGGAACTCTAAGGGCACTTGGTGGGtgatagatgacaacaatgttaagcttgagtggagaAAATAGAAAACCTATGCTTAGGAGAAATGAGcagccctgtgccaccaccgcaACGAACAGatgctctcagactatgagagagACCTAGTCcgatgaagagagagcagctggagtagcagtgttctctagGGTGGTTAATATCTCagtcagggccaaaaagtctagggactgaagggcagcataggctaaGATGAACTCTGTGTTCTTGACCACAGATAGGCCGTTCCGAACGCTGCCAGAGaccaggaattccacatgggttgtgcgcgcagggtacactaaattagaagggttgcagccaaggggtggggagcgtctgtaaagcctacagggagaggagcgaactgggatagaaaacacacacatagttgccAAAGCTACAAACGAGCAAAATTAGCAGAACCGTCTTTGTTTCAGCGACGGTCTTAGTTTTGACGACTAGACAGCCGCTGACACTGATTACCAAAACCACAacagtcacaaattgccctgccccttaatcctggttgatgtgtcaacgaTCAACAGCAAGTTATGTGCAGTCATTAGTTCACACACCaaggcagcacttaaagtagatggccctagctagcaaaaagacagtactacactagcggtcaaaagttttagaacacctactcactcaagggtttttctctattttctacattgaagaataatagtgaagacatcaaaactatgaaataacacatatggaatcatgtagtaacccaaaaagtgttaaacaaatcaaaatatatgttatatttgagattcttcaaatagccatcttCACctgtagtctcccgagtggcgcagtggtctaaggcactgcatcgcagtgctagctgtgccactagagatcctggttcgaatccaggctctgtcgtagccggccgcgaccgggagacccatggggcggcgcacaattggcccagcgtcgtccagggtaggggagggaatggccggcagggatgtttgtagagcatggcgtttgcaacgccagggttgtgggttcgattcccacggggggccagtatgattttttaaaaaatatatatatatataaaatgtatgcactcactaactgtaagtcgctctggataagagcatctgctaaatgactaaaatgtaaatgtataccacgtctcacaaagacacggcggttggaaccaaaaatctcaaatttggactccagaccaaaggacatatttccaccggtctgatgtccattgctcgtgtttcttggcccaagcaagtctcttcttcttattggtgtccttttagtagtggtttatttgcagcaattcgaccatgaaggcctgattcacacagtctcctctgaacagttgatgttgagatgagtctgttacttgaactctgtgaagtgtttatttgggctgcaatttctgaggctggtaactcttatgaacttattctctgcagcggaggtaactctgggtcttccattcctgtgtcggtcctcatgagagccagtttcatcatagcgcttgatggcttttgcgactgcaaactttcaaagttcttgacattttccgtattgactgaccttcatgtcttaaagtaatgatggactgagctgttcttgccataatatggacttggtcttttaccaaatagggctatcttctgtataccatccctaccttgtcacaacacaactgattggctcaaacgcattaagaaggaaagaaattccacaaattaacttttaagaaggcacacctgttaattgaaatgcattccaggtgactacctcatgaagctggttgagagaatgccaagagtgtgcaaagttgtcaccaaggcaaagggtggctatttgaagaatctcaaatataaaatatattttgatttgtttaacactttcttggttactacatgattccatatgtgttatttcatagttttgatgtcttcactattattctccaatgtagaaaatagtaaaaaaattaagaaaaacccatgaatgaataggtgttctaaaacttttgaccggtagtgtagacaCAACAGATTAAGACAAAAAATTATACTTATtactcctggagatatcaggagtcctctagctatagaatgaagCATTATATAGAAATGGACAGAGTTGAGGATTGACACTTTGAGGCAGACAGAATAAATGCTCATCAGTGCTATAGCTATCGAATGATCTCGGGGCTAAGGGAGGCCATGCAGAAGGGAATCGATAGTGCATGTAAAACAAGCTTTGTGTTAAGGGCACACAGCTCATGTGCATTTCCCACTTACCCATATGTCAGACAAGGTGGGTAGAGAGCTTTGAGAATCGCTGCACACCAGCCTAGTAACCTAAACACAGTAAGGCTATTTTATAGCTTTTTCTCATTTTACTCAAGAGGTCGACTTGATTCCCAGGGTTCGCAGAAGCACAAATACATTTTTAGCCTCAATGTGTTTAGATAAGACTCTATATCTGTTAAGGGGTTTCTGTCTAAGCGGAGGTGAAGTCTGGTTACAGGCTTTAACATATGTGGCTCACAGTCTGTTGGTCTGTTTGTGGGAGGCATGCATCAGTGGTCGAGACTGCCGTGAGTCACAGCTGTGTGGCGGTGTCTGAGCATATCTTTGAAAATGGCTGTCAATAACTGGGGTGTGCTGGAAATTAGACAATTAACCTAACCACACATAcagaccacacacaaacacacacataccttaAACCCTCTTTCATTTGTCCTCAGTCTTGGTGAGATCAATCTAATGTAGGCTAGTGAATGTGCCATGACAATAATACCCCATTAGTAATAGTGAATGGTAAGTAAAGTATGGAAATGGTAGTGAATGGTAATGATGTCTCCTCTCATTCCCCCTTCCCCCAGCAGTGTTTGAGGATGAACCACCTGTCCCTGAGTGAGCTGTGCTGCCTGTTCTGCTGCCCTCCATGCCCCAGCAAGATCACCTCCAAGCTGGCCTTCCTGCCCCCGGAGCCCACCTACACCCTCATGTGTGACGAGAGCGGCAGCCGCTGGACCTTGCACCTGTCTGAGCGGGCAGACTGGCAATACTCGGCGCGTGAGAAGGACGCCATCGAGTGCTTCATGACGCGCACTTCACGCGGCAACCGCATCGCGTGCATGTTTGTGCGCTGCTCGCCCAGCGCCCGCTTCACACTCCTCTTCTCACACGGCAATGCAGTGGATCTGGGCCAGATGAGCAGCTTCTACATCGGCCTGGGCTCACGCATCAACTGCAACGTCTTCTCCTACGACTACTCAGGCTACGGGGCCAGCTCGGGGAAACCCTCTGAGAAGAACCTGTACGCTGATGTGGACGCCGCCTGGCATGCCCTCAGGACACGGTAAGTAAGGGGACGAGTGAGTGAGGGAGGGCGGATGTGGTAGGTGATGGTGGAGGAGTGAGATGGCAAAGAAGTGGCTGTCTGTGACGTTGATGTGTCCTACCAAGAGTTGTTGACTATCTTTCCACCTAAAGCTCGATCCATGGCTTAAACGTCTTTAGTTGGAAAGCGAGGTGGAGACGGCATTTATTTTTCGTTACATTGAATGATGTGTTCGAAAATGTGTAGGCTAGGGGCTTtctcctccaccctctacccGGCCGCCCCCAAGGCAATGGTTTTCTGTTCATCAGTTCCTCTCGCCATCCCTCTGGCCCTCCATCCATCTATCAATGAATCGATCCCCACGTAACCTCTAGTCTCCAAcactcccctctcactcccctctcgcttctctcaacctctcttcctccctttgtCCTCTATGACCTCCCCCTCTCCCGTTTTATTTTCTCTTGCTAGCATTTACTGGCAGCTCTGCTCTGGGTCCCAGGTGGGGTcccataccaacacacacacagacacacacacacacacacttccctctgTGGATTATGTGGTTAATTTGCACAGGGTTGACTACCAATGCCTTCCCCTCTGTCCTGTCCTTCATTCTCAGCTGTCTTTTATGAGTGTGTCCGAGCGTATGCGATATGTTTAGGCTACATATTGTTTATGCACAGTTTTGGGGGGAATAAAAGTTCATCCAGACTTATTTCCTGAATTATGACAACAAATCAAAGCAACAAACAAATGAGTCAGAGAATGGAAGGACCATCCAAAGACACAAACAGGAAGAGAGTAACACAGTGCCACTCTGGCCCAAATTGCCCACCGTGATGACATTGACTAGAACAAGTGGTCTTCCATATAAGGTCTGGGAGTAAAGTTAAACAGGAAACGATTACCATACAGGGACTAGCAAGCATACAGCAGGACATACTGTAGCTGGGGCTGAGAAACCCATATGTGTGGTTGTCCTGCAAATCTCACATCCTTTTGACTGTAGCCATTCTCTTCTGTTGCTACACatattacctgtgtgtgtgtgtgctttgtgtGCCATTTTCCTCTCGTCTTAGCCTACTTGTTCCTTCTccagctgtacacacacacacacacacaagaaacaaCCACAGTCCTGtggaaacgcacacacacactgtcacccgtGACCGGCTCAGAAAATCAGCTTTAAAATGTAATTACGTCAAAGCACAACAGAATCAGGCTTGATTGAATTATCCTCCatgtggtgggggtggggttagagagagatggaatgggggtggggttagagagagatggaatgggggtggggttagagagagatggaatgggggtggggttagagagagatggaatgggggtggggttagagagagatggaagagtaGGAGAAAAAACATTAACATCTTCTGATGATTTCATTGGATTGTAAAT
The sequence above is a segment of the Coregonus clupeaformis isolate EN_2021a chromosome 16, ASM2061545v1, whole genome shotgun sequence genome. Coding sequences within it:
- the LOC121584101 gene encoding uncharacterized protein C9orf85 homolog, with protein sequence MSSQKGNASRSRGQKHQNTTAYKNDKYGASVQVKIANSKVHNGLCQRCKEVIEWKVKYNKYKSLTQPRTCVKCSQKTVKDAYHVICKPCALKLELCAKCGKKEDIVIPVNTKEEEEEDPNQKKTGRTRRKKDLDEFDNDNDFGDLSSDYEDFPSDSGLEKAGGKVPIPDVALVSFKD
- the LOC121584634 gene encoding alpha/beta hydrolase domain-containing protein 17B isoform X1: MNHLSLSELCCLFCCPPCPSKITSKLAFLPPEPTYTLMCDESGSRWTLHLSERADWQYSAREKDAIECFMTRTSRGNRIACMFVRCSPSARFTLLFSHGNAVDLGQMSSFYIGLGSRINCNVFSYDYSGYGASSGKPSEKNLYADVDAAWHALRTRYGIRPETVIVYGQSIGTVPSVDLAARYESAAVVLHSPLTSGMRVAFPDTKKTYCFDAFPNIDKISKVTSPVLVIHGTEDEVIDFSHGLALYERCQRPVEPLWVEGAGHNDVELYGQYLERLKQFVAHELVNLST
- the LOC121584634 gene encoding alpha/beta hydrolase domain-containing protein 17B isoform X2, with translation MNHLSLSELCCLFCCPPCPSKITSKLAFLPPEPTYTLMCDESGSRWTLHLSERADWQYSAREKDAIECFMTRTSRGNRIACMFVRCSPSARFTLLFSHGNAVDLGQMSSFYIGLGSRINCNVFSYDYSGYGASSGKPSEKNLYADVDAAWHALRTRYGIRPETVIVYGQSIGTVPSVDLAARYESAAVVLHSPLTSGMRVAFPDTKKTYCFDAFPNIDKISKVTSPVLVIHGTEDEKNAVLVHCKDF